In the genome of Fulvivirga maritima, one region contains:
- a CDS encoding DUF6048 family protein → MIIRLLLISSISILFALTASAQTDSLQVTTQPDTVITEVDTIRTDSTASMPIITDTTQQKTDASTAKVKVKVKTAFQIFIDYGKIITLATDYETKYEGGIAFQMKNKFVLIGHIGQAELNPANAIKNGDYTAKGQFFKAGINYLLPLDNFNYFYVGGRYGMATYDESGSYEVSSTLWPNITESFDRQDLSATWGEVLVGTERKLTDYVIVGATFAMRFMIEKETFEPVDTYSIPGYGRGFDSSVPAVNLYLKLSL, encoded by the coding sequence ATGATTATACGGCTATTATTAATTTCTAGCATTAGCATTTTATTCGCCCTTACAGCTTCCGCACAGACTGACAGCTTACAGGTTACTACTCAACCAGACACCGTAATTACGGAGGTTGATACTATCAGGACTGATAGCACGGCTAGTATGCCCATTATAACGGACACTACTCAGCAAAAGACTGATGCCTCTACCGCCAAAGTAAAAGTGAAGGTCAAAACTGCCTTTCAAATATTCATCGATTATGGAAAAATAATCACTTTGGCTACTGATTATGAAACCAAGTATGAAGGAGGCATTGCCTTTCAAATGAAGAATAAATTTGTGCTTATAGGCCATATAGGACAAGCTGAATTGAATCCCGCTAATGCCATTAAAAATGGGGATTATACCGCAAAGGGTCAATTCTTTAAAGCAGGTATTAATTATTTACTTCCTCTTGATAATTTCAACTATTTCTATGTTGGTGGACGCTATGGTATGGCCACTTATGATGAAAGCGGCAGCTACGAAGTAAGTAGCACCTTATGGCCTAATATCACAGAATCTTTTGATCGTCAAGATTTATCAGCCACTTGGGGAGAAGTACTGGTAGGTACTGAAAGAAAGCTTACAGACTATGTTATAGTAGGAGCTACTTTTGCCATGCGGTTCATGATAGAAAAAGAAACATTTGAACCTGTAGATACTTATTCTATACCGGGTTATGGCAGAGGTTTTGACAGCTCAGTACCTGCTGTAAACCTATATTTAAAATTAAGTTTATAA
- the priA gene encoding replication restart helicase PriA, translating to MSQLEFQNNTSTERKTWFADVILPVPIPKMFTYRVPMEFNDSVCIGARVIVLFGHRKILTGVIGRLHETPPAKYDAKYLLELLDEEPVIQPLQINLLQWIADYYMCTLGEVLNMALPSGLKLSSESKVQLHSHFDYYESEIEFNEKETTIIEALLNDETLSYGDISRLVNQKTIYSLIKSLVYKGAVLLFEEVKEKYKPKKENRIRLAQALANDKKELESLFESIEKKPKQEAILLHYLQEVPVFNHPEKNKEGVEKNSFTQADLSASSLRTLIKNGVLEEFQVIISRFDNYDATLKEVTLTDIQQQAKDEIMASFNEKDISLLHGITGSGKTEIYISLIQDALEGESQVLYLLPEIALTTQIVSRLRKIFGDKMGVYHSKFSDNERVEVWKGVLSGKYQFVIGVRSAVFLPFDNLGLIIVDEEHESSYKQYDPAPRYNARDVSFVIAREHHAKVLLGSATPSIETQYHAQNGKYGLIQLNKRYGSGELPEFRVADMVRQKNKKLLKGEFSTELIEAITQALSLKEQVIVFQNRRGYSPYLICQECGWVPKCENCAVSLTYHQYKAEMRCHYCGYKEQVPSACEACGSTNMKTIGFGTEKLEEELSLLFPDAKVQRMDLDTTRRKNSYDTIIRDFENGDIDILVGTQMVSKGLDFDNVNLVGIFDIDRMLHFPDFRSYERTFQLSTQVSGRAGRREKKGKVIIQSRDTEQPILTQITTHNYPAFYKNELAERSLHGYPPFTRLINVIIKNKDAQLAKTAAIKLGNLLKEQLGTKRVLGPEEPLISRIRNEYLMELVIKLERSKINLTKVKSIIQEMALEVQQEKALKTSRIIFDVDPY from the coding sequence ATGAGTCAGCTGGAATTTCAAAACAATACTTCTACAGAGCGTAAAACATGGTTTGCGGATGTAATCTTACCTGTGCCCATCCCTAAAATGTTTACCTACCGTGTACCCATGGAGTTCAATGACAGCGTGTGCATTGGAGCCAGAGTCATAGTGCTGTTTGGGCATCGTAAGATTTTGACCGGAGTAATAGGCCGACTTCATGAAACGCCTCCGGCAAAGTATGACGCCAAATACCTGTTGGAGTTGCTTGACGAGGAGCCTGTAATACAGCCTCTTCAAATCAATCTGTTACAATGGATCGCTGATTATTACATGTGCACCCTGGGAGAAGTACTCAACATGGCGCTACCCTCCGGGCTCAAGCTTAGTAGCGAATCTAAGGTACAGCTTCATTCTCATTTCGATTATTATGAATCTGAAATTGAGTTCAATGAAAAAGAGACAACCATTATAGAAGCATTGCTCAATGATGAAACACTCTCTTACGGAGACATCAGCCGATTGGTAAATCAAAAAACCATCTACAGCCTGATTAAGTCTTTGGTATATAAAGGAGCGGTTTTACTATTTGAAGAAGTAAAAGAAAAATACAAGCCTAAAAAAGAAAACCGAATAAGGCTTGCACAAGCATTGGCAAACGACAAAAAAGAGTTGGAATCTCTGTTTGAATCAATAGAAAAAAAGCCTAAGCAAGAAGCCATTTTGCTGCATTATTTACAAGAGGTGCCGGTTTTCAATCACCCAGAGAAAAACAAAGAAGGAGTAGAAAAGAACTCCTTTACTCAAGCTGACCTGTCTGCGTCTTCATTAAGAACACTAATAAAAAATGGAGTTCTAGAAGAATTTCAGGTGATCATATCCCGGTTTGACAATTATGATGCTACTCTGAAAGAAGTAACATTAACCGATATACAACAACAAGCTAAGGATGAGATTATGGCGTCCTTTAATGAAAAGGACATCTCTCTATTGCACGGAATCACCGGAAGTGGGAAAACCGAAATATATATTAGCCTTATTCAAGATGCCCTGGAGGGAGAAAGTCAGGTGTTATACCTGCTTCCTGAAATTGCACTTACCACTCAGATTGTTTCCCGATTAAGAAAGATTTTCGGAGACAAAATGGGTGTATACCACTCTAAATTCTCTGATAATGAAAGAGTTGAAGTATGGAAAGGCGTTCTCTCCGGCAAATATCAATTTGTAATAGGGGTGCGCTCAGCAGTGTTTCTACCATTTGATAATTTAGGCCTTATCATAGTAGATGAAGAACATGAGTCTTCATACAAACAATATGATCCTGCCCCCAGATATAATGCTCGTGATGTTTCTTTTGTAATAGCAAGAGAACACCATGCTAAGGTATTGCTGGGCTCTGCTACTCCATCCATAGAAACTCAATACCATGCTCAGAATGGTAAATATGGTCTAATTCAGCTCAACAAAAGGTACGGCAGTGGTGAGCTTCCAGAGTTTAGAGTGGCTGACATGGTCAGGCAAAAGAATAAAAAATTACTAAAGGGTGAGTTTTCTACTGAGCTTATAGAGGCAATAACACAAGCCTTATCATTAAAAGAGCAAGTTATAGTTTTTCAAAACCGCAGAGGCTACTCCCCTTACCTGATTTGCCAGGAGTGCGGCTGGGTGCCAAAGTGCGAAAATTGTGCAGTAAGCCTCACCTATCATCAGTATAAAGCAGAGATGCGATGCCATTACTGTGGTTATAAAGAGCAGGTGCCCAGTGCCTGCGAAGCTTGCGGCTCTACCAATATGAAGACTATTGGTTTTGGTACAGAAAAACTGGAAGAAGAGCTTTCGCTACTCTTCCCTGATGCCAAGGTACAACGGATGGACTTGGACACTACTCGCCGCAAGAACAGCTATGACACCATTATTAGAGATTTTGAAAATGGCGATATTGATATATTGGTAGGCACACAAATGGTCAGTAAAGGGCTGGATTTCGACAATGTAAACCTGGTGGGCATTTTTGACATAGATCGAATGTTACATTTTCCTGATTTCAGATCTTATGAAAGAACTTTTCAGCTCTCCACTCAGGTAAGTGGCAGAGCAGGCAGAAGAGAGAAGAAAGGAAAGGTAATCATTCAATCAAGGGATACTGAGCAGCCCATTTTAACTCAGATTACCACACATAATTACCCTGCTTTTTATAAAAATGAGTTAGCTGAAAGGTCTCTGCACGGCTACCCTCCGTTTACGCGTTTGATAAATGTAATCATTAAAAATAAAGATGCTCAGCTGGCTAAAACAGCAGCTATTAAACTAGGTAACTTACTCAAAGAGCAACTTGGCACCAAAAGAGTGCTAGGCCCGGAAGAACCTCTTATTTCAAGAATAAGAAATGAGTACCTTATGGAATTGGTTATTAAACTAGAAAGATCAAAAATTAACCTTACTAAGGTGAAAAGTATCATTCAGGAAATGGCACTAGAAGTACAACAAGAAAAAGCCCTTAAAACTTCGCGCATCATTTTTGATGTAGACCCTTACTAA
- a CDS encoding thioredoxin domain-containing protein has product MKVMPAGANHLIHSTSPYLLQHAYNPVEWYPWGEEALEKAKKEDKPILVSIGYSACHWCHVMEKESFENDSIADLMNKHFVCIKVDREERPDIDQIYMDALQAMGQNGGWPLNVFLTADQKPFYGGTYFPPQGWAQALTQIAKVYETKRNEVEASADELTEAIATSETIKYQLKPDNSDITVESLDSMFRKLASRFDREKGGFNQPPKFPMPSNWLFLLRYYHLTNDRFALAQVELTLDEIAKGGIYDQVGGGFSRYSVDVNWLVPHFEKMLYDNGQLLSLYSEAYSITQKPLYKNVVYQTIKWLEREMMHEAGGFYSALDADSEGEEGKFYVWQDDELEKLFNGKASLIKSYYNATEKGNWEEGKNILHKKLNDSTFAQNHEITVEELQNIVSEANELLLKERENRERPGLDDKILSGWNAITTKGLIDAYNTFGEKHFLDLAIKNANFLTNKMMDGNKLYRNYKNGKASIDGYLEDYAFVIDAFMALYQATFDESWLKKAKELTDYTLEHFFDKEENLFFYTDNSSQKLIARKKEIFDNVIPSSNSQMAINLYMLGVLYDDNDYKGTSMAMLSKVKSLLSTEIGYLSNWGNLYTYMATPTAEIAIVGDNAMTKRNEFTQKYVPNKVMMGTTTSSQLPLMEGKTTPSGKTTIYVCYNKTCKLPVQEVNKAFEQLQNH; this is encoded by the coding sequence ATGAAAGTAATGCCCGCAGGAGCAAACCACCTTATACATTCAACCAGTCCTTATTTACTACAACACGCCTACAACCCCGTAGAATGGTACCCTTGGGGCGAAGAAGCACTGGAAAAGGCAAAAAAAGAAGATAAACCCATATTAGTGAGTATTGGCTATTCGGCTTGTCACTGGTGCCATGTTATGGAAAAGGAGTCCTTTGAAAATGATAGCATTGCAGACCTCATGAACAAGCACTTTGTGTGCATTAAGGTAGACCGAGAAGAACGCCCAGACATTGACCAGATTTATATGGATGCCCTCCAGGCCATGGGGCAAAATGGAGGCTGGCCGTTAAATGTTTTTCTCACGGCTGATCAAAAACCCTTCTATGGCGGCACTTATTTCCCGCCGCAAGGGTGGGCTCAGGCACTTACCCAAATAGCAAAGGTATATGAGACCAAAAGAAATGAAGTAGAAGCTTCTGCCGATGAACTTACCGAAGCCATTGCTACCAGCGAAACCATCAAATACCAATTAAAGCCCGATAACTCTGACATCACTGTAGAGTCATTAGATTCTATGTTTAGAAAGCTGGCTTCTCGCTTTGATAGAGAAAAAGGAGGATTTAATCAACCTCCCAAATTCCCGATGCCCTCTAACTGGCTCTTTCTCTTGCGCTATTACCACCTTACCAACGATCGGTTTGCACTGGCTCAAGTAGAACTCACCCTCGATGAGATAGCCAAAGGAGGAATCTATGATCAGGTTGGTGGCGGTTTCTCTCGCTACTCAGTAGATGTGAACTGGCTTGTACCTCATTTTGAAAAAATGCTTTATGATAACGGACAGCTACTCAGCTTGTACTCAGAAGCTTATAGCATAACCCAAAAACCGCTTTATAAAAATGTGGTTTACCAAACCATCAAATGGTTAGAAAGAGAAATGATGCATGAAGCAGGCGGCTTCTATTCAGCTCTGGATGCTGACAGCGAAGGCGAAGAAGGCAAGTTCTATGTATGGCAAGACGATGAATTGGAAAAGCTTTTTAATGGCAAGGCTTCATTAATTAAATCCTATTATAATGCCACTGAAAAAGGAAACTGGGAAGAAGGTAAAAATATCTTGCACAAAAAACTAAACGACAGCACCTTTGCCCAAAACCATGAAATTACGGTAGAGGAACTTCAAAATATAGTTAGTGAAGCCAATGAATTACTACTAAAGGAACGTGAAAACCGTGAGCGCCCTGGCCTTGATGATAAAATCCTTTCGGGTTGGAATGCCATTACCACTAAAGGCCTAATTGATGCCTATAACACCTTTGGCGAAAAGCATTTTTTAGATTTAGCCATCAAGAATGCTAATTTCCTGACTAACAAAATGATGGATGGCAACAAGCTCTACCGCAACTACAAAAATGGCAAGGCTTCTATAGATGGATATCTGGAAGATTATGCTTTTGTTATAGACGCTTTCATGGCTCTATATCAAGCCACTTTTGATGAAAGCTGGTTAAAAAAAGCCAAGGAGCTCACCGATTACACCTTGGAACACTTTTTTGACAAAGAAGAAAATCTCTTTTTCTATACCGATAATAGCTCTCAAAAGCTCATCGCTCGCAAAAAAGAAATCTTTGATAATGTAATTCCATCATCCAATTCACAAATGGCTATTAACCTGTATATGCTGGGGGTTTTATATGATGATAATGACTATAAAGGCACCAGCATGGCAATGCTTTCAAAAGTAAAATCATTACTCTCTACAGAAATAGGCTATCTCTCTAACTGGGGCAACTTATACACTTATATGGCTACGCCTACAGCTGAAATAGCTATAGTTGGAGATAATGCCATGACTAAACGCAATGAGTTCACGCAAAAATATGTACCTAATAAGGTCATGATGGGAACTACCACATCAAGCCAGTTACCGCTTATGGAAGGTAAAACTACTCCGTCAGGTAAAACCACTATTTATGTATGTTATAATAAAACCTGCAAACTACCGGTTCAAGAAGTAAACAAAGCCTTTGAACAGCTACAAAATCACTAA
- a CDS encoding GSCFA domain-containing protein produces the protein MFRTEVNIQSSSEKISHSTPILSIGSCFSDCMGNRFNENKFEALANPFGTVYNPISIFKLLTYSINKENPSEDTYVEAGHLHANYDFHSSFSSTEKEKIRDAVKNSILQTHDHLLKSGWLIITFGTAFIYRRIDNQEIVANCHKVPSKYFSKELLSPTDITEEFTILFNELQKKNPDLKIILTVSPVRHIKDTLEQNSVSKSILRMVCHELSTKHQSVHYFPSYEIMMDDLRDYRFYKADMIHPSEVAEDYIWDKFSNAYFNTDTQQFLKQWSKLQRAVHHRPFNPESEDHQKFIHETINKLNQLSPQINVTDEIEILKKQIVKHYG, from the coding sequence ATGTTCAGAACAGAAGTAAACATTCAATCCTCTTCAGAAAAAATTAGTCACTCCACTCCCATTCTCTCCATCGGATCTTGCTTTTCTGACTGCATGGGCAACAGATTTAATGAAAATAAATTTGAGGCCCTGGCCAATCCATTCGGCACTGTTTATAACCCTATCTCCATATTCAAACTACTTACTTATAGCATAAATAAAGAAAATCCTTCTGAAGATACATACGTAGAGGCCGGCCACCTGCATGCTAACTATGATTTTCATTCTTCTTTTTCATCTACTGAAAAAGAAAAAATTAGAGATGCTGTAAAAAACAGCATCCTACAAACTCACGATCACCTCCTGAAAAGCGGATGGTTAATCATCACCTTTGGCACCGCATTTATTTATAGAAGAATAGATAACCAGGAGATTGTAGCCAATTGTCATAAAGTGCCTTCAAAATATTTTTCTAAAGAGCTCCTCTCTCCCACTGATATTACCGAAGAATTTACTATTTTGTTTAATGAGCTTCAGAAAAAGAACCCTGATCTGAAAATCATTCTTACAGTTTCTCCGGTCCGACATATAAAAGATACCTTAGAACAAAACAGTGTGAGCAAATCAATACTAAGAATGGTATGCCACGAGCTATCAACTAAACACCAATCCGTTCATTATTTTCCTAGTTATGAGATTATGATGGATGACCTTAGAGATTACCGCTTTTACAAGGCCGATATGATTCACCCCAGCGAAGTAGCTGAAGATTATATCTGGGACAAATTTTCTAATGCCTACTTTAATACAGATACTCAGCAATTTTTAAAACAATGGTCTAAACTTCAGCGAGCAGTACATCACAGGCCTTTCAATCCTGAATCAGAAGATCATCAAAAATTCATTCATGAAACCATAAATAAGTTAAATCAGTTAAGCCCCCAAATCAATGTAACTGATGAAATAGAAATATTAAAAAAACAGATTGTGAAACATTATGGTTAA
- a CDS encoding YdeI/OmpD-associated family protein has translation MPSFKSTIGKLDQLKLKYLEIPKKIVDEMGGLKQRVVVKVNDVISYQSGFMALGEGKAYITINNERLKKIKADVGSTVHVTLKPDTSKYGMPFPEELEELLKQDDEGKRRFDLLPISKQRYIIYHVAQAKRSQTRIDRSIMLIENLKQLPEGNEEFRRILGKD, from the coding sequence ATGCCCTCATTTAAATCTACCATCGGAAAGCTGGATCAGCTTAAGCTCAAATACCTGGAAATCCCCAAAAAGATAGTAGATGAAATGGGCGGCCTTAAGCAACGCGTAGTGGTAAAGGTTAATGACGTCATTTCATACCAAAGCGGCTTTATGGCACTGGGAGAAGGAAAAGCCTACATCACCATCAATAATGAAAGGTTAAAAAAAATTAAAGCTGATGTAGGCAGCACCGTTCACGTAACACTAAAGCCGGACACCAGTAAATATGGAATGCCCTTCCCTGAAGAACTCGAAGAGCTGCTTAAGCAAGATGACGAAGGAAAAAGAAGGTTTGATCTACTGCCTATAAGCAAGCAAAGATACATCATCTATCACGTGGCTCAAGCAAAAAGAAGCCAGACAAGAATAGACAGATCCATTATGCTGATTGAAAACCTGAAGCAACTGCCAGAAGGAAATGAAGAGTTTCGCCGAATATTGGGCAAAGATTAA
- a CDS encoding OmpA family protein yields the protein MRKSGFIYFVICILWLFALVATGQSRTRHTKNYHKNHYNKKLSPGKQCHRLNKKRSRRPRKKWRLFGSNSTPEPRAEYDPNDTPPPPPPKKEETPVVKKETPKEEPKKEPETPKLPPTKSPKHQEIRERVMKDLEGHEDDIYPIELDPLYFTFDESEFSVVDMEPFLVAVEYALQGRIVLIEGHTDRKGQDDYNVQLSIQRVERIRQLMLDMGVPDDRISVVGYGEEQAHEDLSDDSRQKDRRVDFKVF from the coding sequence ATGAGAAAAAGTGGCTTTATATATTTTGTAATCTGCATCTTATGGTTGTTTGCTCTGGTAGCAACGGGGCAATCTCGAACCCGCCATACTAAAAACTACCATAAAAATCATTATAACAAGAAGCTCAGCCCTGGCAAACAATGTCATAGGCTAAACAAGAAAAGATCAAGAAGACCCAGAAAAAAATGGCGCCTTTTTGGTTCTAATTCTACTCCCGAACCAAGAGCTGAGTATGATCCTAATGATACACCTCCACCGCCTCCTCCTAAGAAGGAAGAAACGCCTGTGGTAAAAAAGGAAACACCTAAAGAAGAGCCAAAAAAAGAACCTGAAACTCCGAAGTTGCCTCCTACTAAGAGTCCTAAGCATCAAGAAATAAGAGAGCGGGTAATGAAAGATTTAGAGGGACATGAAGATGATATTTACCCTATAGAGTTGGATCCACTGTACTTTACTTTTGATGAATCTGAGTTTTCTGTAGTGGACATGGAGCCTTTCCTTGTGGCCGTAGAATACGCCTTACAAGGAAGAATAGTACTTATTGAAGGTCATACCGATAGAAAAGGACAAGATGATTACAATGTGCAGCTTTCCATACAGCGCGTAGAACGTATCAGACAACTTATGTTAGATATGGGCGTGCCTGATGATCGTATTTCTGTAGTAGGCTACGGCGAGGAACAAGCTCACGAAGACCTTTCTGATGACAGCAGACAAAAAGACCGAAGAGTGGATTTTAAAGTCTTTTAG
- a CDS encoding nuclear transport factor 2 family protein, with protein MKKLILAVLLFSGFSSFAQNTEDINQFLDQWHQAAADADLDSYFASLSDQAIYIGTDASERWNKEEFYGFSKPYFDKGEAWDFKPYDRDIHFNSEGNIIWFSELLDTWMGPCRGSGVLSKNKKGEWKIEQYHLSVTLPNELIDSFLKLIDKK; from the coding sequence ATGAAAAAACTAATCCTAGCCGTGCTATTGTTCAGCGGCTTTTCTTCTTTTGCTCAAAATACCGAAGACATCAACCAGTTTTTAGATCAATGGCATCAAGCTGCAGCTGATGCTGATTTAGATTCATATTTTGCCAGTTTATCAGATCAAGCCATCTACATTGGCACCGATGCCTCTGAAAGGTGGAATAAAGAAGAGTTTTATGGCTTTTCTAAACCGTACTTTGATAAAGGAGAAGCTTGGGATTTCAAACCCTATGATCGCGATATTCACTTCAATAGCGAAGGTAATATAATTTGGTTTTCTGAACTTTTAGACACCTGGATGGGCCCCTGCAGAGGATCTGGTGTACTGTCTAAAAACAAAAAAGGAGAATGGAAAATAGAACAATACCATCTCTCCGTCACTTTACCCAACGAATTAATTGATAGTTTTCTTAAACTTATAGACAAAAAGTAA
- a CDS encoding DnaJ domain-containing protein has translation MYNYYQVLDISRGSDLNTIRSAYKKLAIKYHPDKNPNNKAAEEYFKLINEAHQILTDPLKKAQHDRFLSAIYDRPKNTTQTGYTTTARPTKHTERCVYNRYGKYDWRKAPKYKNAPIYKVDKEYFKNQLYTLLAVLVISTIIMGGLSINNYLKAREQEKIRIANQKVIDEATLKFNEGDYKEAIILLTELINAYPIEPEYSQEKDKMLSTLNHQAAGFFSEHQYTKAIKSLEVLRDYEHPMKLSTWKMIGECYFQTQNYRAAIHAFTYAFDHDKANVNLPIRIGDIYNENLNNPHKAQVAYTQAKKVFKDTYSAVYGDAFEFVLPVDKTPEVYYELFIKRGLTNIKTQNYKEAITDFNWATYLRPQRADGYYYRGVAEDKANLKNKVCRDWKKALQLGYEVDPSALSKYCKL, from the coding sequence ATGTACAATTATTATCAGGTATTAGATATAAGTCGAGGTTCGGACCTTAATACTATAAGATCTGCCTATAAAAAATTGGCTATAAAGTACCACCCTGATAAGAATCCAAATAATAAAGCGGCCGAAGAATACTTCAAACTAATAAACGAAGCCCATCAAATCCTCACAGATCCACTAAAAAAAGCTCAGCATGACCGCTTTCTGAGTGCTATCTATGACAGACCGAAAAACACTACCCAGACGGGCTATACCACCACGGCACGCCCTACCAAGCACACAGAAAGATGTGTATATAATAGATATGGAAAATATGACTGGCGTAAAGCCCCTAAGTACAAAAATGCCCCGATTTACAAGGTAGATAAAGAATATTTTAAAAATCAGCTATACACCTTGCTTGCGGTGCTGGTTATTAGCACTATAATTATGGGCGGACTTTCTATCAACAACTACCTGAAAGCCCGGGAGCAAGAGAAAATTAGAATTGCTAATCAGAAAGTAATCGATGAAGCTACTCTTAAGTTTAATGAAGGCGATTATAAAGAGGCGATAATATTGCTCACAGAGCTTATAAATGCTTACCCAATAGAACCAGAATATTCTCAAGAGAAAGATAAAATGCTAAGCACCTTAAACCATCAGGCAGCAGGCTTTTTTAGTGAACATCAATATACGAAAGCTATAAAATCGCTGGAGGTACTACGTGACTACGAGCACCCCATGAAGCTCAGCACCTGGAAAATGATTGGCGAATGCTATTTTCAAACTCAAAATTACCGGGCAGCCATTCATGCCTTCACCTATGCCTTTGATCATGACAAGGCGAATGTTAACTTACCCATAAGAATAGGTGACATTTATAATGAAAACCTTAACAACCCTCATAAAGCACAAGTAGCGTACACTCAAGCGAAAAAAGTGTTTAAAGACACCTATAGCGCTGTGTATGGAGATGCTTTTGAATTTGTATTGCCTGTAGACAAAACTCCTGAGGTCTATTATGAGTTATTTATAAAAAGAGGACTTACAAATATTAAAACCCAGAATTATAAAGAAGCCATCACTGATTTTAACTGGGCTACTTACTTAAGACCTCAAAGAGCTGATGGCTATTATTATAGAGGTGTGGCTGAAGATAAAGCCAACCTGAAGAACAAGGTATGCAGAGACTGGAAAAAAGCTCTGCAATTAGGTTACGAAGTTGACCCTTCGGCATTAAGCAAGTATTGTAAATTATAA